The Trichoderma breve strain T069 chromosome 2, whole genome shotgun sequence DNA segment AACAGTAAGCTTCGACGCTTTTTCTGAATACTTTGTGCATAGATATTTGCTTATGGCCCTCGATTCTATCGTCGGATCCTTGTCAGCGCGAACTCTGTCCACAAATATCAGCCTGAGGTTCAAATGTACCATAGAGAACTAAGTCATCGTCCATGACGATAATTGGAATCTTGCCAAAGGGCTGTCTCGCTAAGTGCTCCGGAGTCTGTTGAGATTTCTATTAGATTTTCCAAAGATGATCTGTGAAGCTGGGTGAGTGGCAATACATTGTTCATCCCACTTAAAACATCGACGAATTTGATCTTGTAGGGCACCTCCAACTCCTCGAGCACAGCTATTACTCGCCGTGTACAGACGGATGCAGGCATGCCATGAATAACAACAGACATCTTAGAGCTTTTCGAGGGTATAAACTTTGgcggctctttttttcaccATGAGTAGAGGAAGAACATTCTTTCATGTCATCTTATGCTCGCTTCGGCTACGCAATTATAAGCAACTTTGTCATGATCGGAGTTCCGATAGCAGCAATGACAAATGTTTATCACATTAGGTGCCATCCATCCTTCATGATGGAGACAACGGGAGCTtatgaaagatgaagatgacaaacTATCCGCTGATGCAACTGACTAAAACACCGCAATAGTCTCTTCTATCGGTACTAGCCCATTACAGCTTGTTTGAAAAGAGCACATCTGACTCAGGCGTTGATAAAATCGGAACTCCGCAGCGCTTATACTGCAAAATGAAAAAGCAATTGGACTCCTAGAACCGTGGAAGTACCGGAGTGCCACTACCGCCGGGGTAAATCGGCGTTATGTATCTCCCACGAGGCGTAATGTTGATAGCTAAGCATATCCTAGTGACAGATCGGATCTCCGCCAACCGATGAGACGTCCCCGCCGACCCGACCATCATAGTATGAGAATTCATCTGGGGAGGTGTAGAGTGTGATGTACATATACATTAACATGCGTAGCTCATACATCTCGAGGACACACACTCAAGTCAGCATTGCGAACGCCAGATATTCCCCTCTTACCAAATTTACCATGTCAGAAACATACGAACAATACAAGGCCGATCTCGATGGTACCCTCGGAGACCCGGAGGAGCCATTTCCTAATCTCAAAAAGGTTAAAGTTGAAGCTGAACCTTTACCTCTGGAGCGAGTTTACGTTCGAGTGAGACTGCGGGCTGCCACCGTCAACTGGAGGGATTTACTCGTCGTCGAGAATTCCCCCTTGTACATTCCTGCTCATCAAGGATTGGTTCCTCTGGGTGATGGCGCTGGCGAAATTGTTGAGATCTCGTCAAAGGGCAGCTTATGGTCGGTGGGTGACAGAGTAATTACCGTTCCTAACTGTGGCTGGAAGCAAGGCTATGATGTTGCCGACTTTGATCCAGTCCCTGGTTACGGCTCATCAAATGTAGATGGGACGCTCTCGAAATTCATGATTGTTCGAGACGATGGCATTGTAAAAGCACCATCGAATCTCTCATGGGAAGAGGCTGCTTGCCTTCCAGTTGCTGGAGGATCGGCGTGGAATGCCTTGTTTCACGGCCCAACACCTGTGAAGCCCGGCGACTTCGTGCTCACTGAAGGCATTGGTGGCCTAAGTACATTCGCCATCCAGGTATgtcttgcttctttcatATCGCGTTGCATATTGTATCCATTGTAATCTTGGACACAGATCTTCTTCGGATGATAAGCTGGAAGAGGCCAAAAAGCTCGGGGCCACATACACAATCAATTACACCATAGTTGTATGGAAGTAGGATCTGGCACTGTCGCACCTCCCTTTGGCGACGCAACGACTATATGGTACTTGGCAGATAGTAGGAAATATGGATCTGCAAATTCTGGCTATAAAGAAACAGTTGAGTGTCATAATCCAGTAGTCAAAGGAAGGGAGATCTACCAGCCAGAAGCCGATTTCAATGTCTTTCTCTGGTGCGTTGGCCACAGACGTAACGAGGAAGATAATTTTCCCTGACATGGTTCAAACTGTTGGGATGCGAAAAACCGATCGTCCGAAATAAATCGTGTGTGATTTTTACGTCTAAAGGTCAGAGTTTACTACTTGATAAACCACTGTACGCGGTCAACCTTTATATTAGAAAATTGATGCAGTGTGTGAGACGATATACATCCGTGCCTCCCGAGCATTGTTGTCCTTTCGTCATTTAATGAGGTCTAGAAACATCCATGTGTTGTACCTTCGATGCAAGTGCTAGTCCGGTTTAGTATGGGAATAATACACAATTGTCATGAATCGTACCTACGGATTAGTGAAGTACAGTTTTCGAGGGGATATACTGCAACACATCTGTgagcagcttcaatgttATTGCATACGTAACCTCACTTGGGCGCGGGAACTGCACTAGCAGGTCAAGAAGCTATTAGTAGCGTCAATGGCCATATGGCTCGTTGCATTGCTAAACTCGGACTTGGGATGGAGACTATTGTTGGTTTGGAGCCATGGTGTGCGTAAGAGTCTCCAAGAGACTGGCGAGCCCTGGCGTCCGGAAATTGGTTGCTATGAGTAGGCCACGGATATGGATGTCTATGCCctctggcagcagcagaaagaaCGTACTCTTTTGCAAGTGAAACATCTAACGCGTATGGTGGAAGCTGGTATCGATGCCATCCTTGGGCCGACGACAGCTTATATCGCACCGAAGAACGGCGAACCTAAGACAATGAGCTATAAATggtttcatcatcttggacTTTTTAAGAGCCTCATTTCCATCAGGTCTATAAGCGGACAGGGAGCTGGACAAGAGACTAGTAGGCCATATACCACTAAGCACCATAGAAACCTTAGCCCAGAAGCATTATGACCTTAATGATACGCATGCATTGTCCATCAGCCTACAGCTGACAGCAAAGACACTGCAAGAGGACAACTTATTGGCAATGGTCGAAAGGATCGAGAGAATTTGCATAATAGAATTAAATGAATAACCAAGTAGCCATAGTGGTCCCATTTCAGAATGGACAATGCTTTGCGACGTCTACGTGTCGACAGTCTTTCGGATCTCGGTAGAATGTGCCTCCCAGTTCCTTGATCATGTCACATTGCTCTTCCACGGTATCAGAGTTGTAGATGATGCCGACTAACTCTTTGCTATGTCCCAGACATTTGCGAGAAGCGCCCAGACACCTAGCGATCCAAGTGTGCGGCGATGACCGAGACTATTCGCAGGCCATGGGCCTGGTCTTTAGTACGAGTAGCTCTACTGACCTCGTGCAACTATAAACAAAATTAGCGGCAAAGCACCTAAGCTTCTAATTAATAGAAACTGGTTGTAGGTATTGGACACAACAGGCAACATCAACGCTATTGATCAGACGCAGCGTCGTGCTTATGCTACTCTCTAGTGCTTACTTCATACATGCAGCATCCGGTCTGGACCAATTTTATATTCGGCAGATTGTATGGAGTACTCCAGGGCCACATACCTCAAGCAACCCCGTCGCGCGTCCACAATTCACCACTGATTCTGAcgttgcttctgcttttaTTGTGTAAAGCATTGCGCATGATTAGCTTTATCTAAAGGATGCCGCGTGGCGAATACAAGGTACTCCGTATAGCTTGTCCGCATTATTTTAAGATATGACTTTATCTATCTTTTTGACGGTAAATGCACGACTCTCTATGTGTTTTCTCTACTAGGATACACTCCAGACTCTACCCCTGCTTCTCGCTGGGATCTATTCGATATATTTGGCACCCCGCGCACCCCAGGGATCTCCGAATGTGTTCTGCGCTGACTAGTTGACCGCTTCTATAGCGCTTCGTTGTCAAAGCAGACGGATGTCTATCCGACGTAACAACAAGAATTGATATGGATTTTGCTAATTGAGTCAGGATCTGAGATAGGCTTGCACAGTTACGACAGTACAACTACGCGTTTCCGCAGTCATTAGACACTGCGCCACCACCACTCTAGGAAGCTTTACCGAATTATTGTCAATATATCCCGACTTTCATAACTCTTTTGGTGTAATATAAAACATTTACTGACTATTATGAAATGTCGATAATTGTATTGTTCTTGCCAATTGCTAAACCTTCCTTGCATGCACTCTGGTATGTTGAGTCACAGGGAGTCATTGATACTAATTGAAGATAGATTTAATTCTTTCACCCGTtaaagaagatgaaagatgaatcATTCAGTTTTACCGCTATATCCGCTTATGGGATTTTTGTAACGTCTCACCAATAATACATTCGTTGGTGATTTAACCCCGAATACTGACTGACCGCAAATGCTCAAACTCATTAGAAGGTGGAGTTGCATGGATCAAAGTGTTTCAATATTCGGGGACTGTCATTCTTAGGCACAATTAACAAACAACAGCCTCATGTTGTCGGTGAGATAACTACGTTAAGATGATGAATTTACCCTGGTGATGCATCCCGGTGATAGCCCCTGGTTGTAGAAAGATAGAATTAGTCCCAATGGCCGGGGTGGAGGCAACATTGCTTCAATATATAAAGCTAATTAAATCCTTTTACATTTCTGTCAACTAATTTAGACTCCAAACAACTGCAGGTTGACAATTATTCCACATTACAGTACCAACTATTGTTTGACATCCATACTCATCTTTCAAAATGAAATTCTCTATCACCTTTATCACCCTCATCTCTACAGTTCTCGGCCAACTGGGCAATATTCCGTCTTGTGCAGTCAATTGCATCGAACAGTCGGTAGTCAAAGTTACTGGTTGTGGTTCAACAGACGTCGACTGTGCCTGCCCACACTTTGATGATATTGAAAATGACGCCATTCCTTGTGTCATCAGTTCCCAAGGCTGTGGCCCTGATGCAAACCATGGTAGGTATCGTCTCCTTTTGTAAGATACAAGTActgatatatatataacagACCAAatcgttgctgctgctcaggcCCTTTGTGCGGGCCATGAATGAACAATGTTGAATTGTCGCTTAGGACAAGGAAATTAGCGAGCTACCTTCAAATCTTCTAAGATGATCATGGCCGACGGAAATTCACTTTGTGTACAAAAAGACTGCTCGAGAATATGGACACACAACATAATCACAACATCTTGTCTCTCTATTCTCTATACCTCTATAAATAAATTTCCCTCTTTTGTACCAGTCAGACAGGCCCAGCTTTGTTACTAATCCCAATTGCCAATTGATCACGATGTTAGCCAAATTCCCTGGTGCAACTGTCTTCTCAGTGGCTGTGAGCTTCCGGAAGATAGAGGTTTTCCACATCACCAGACACGGTATCTCAGTGAGAATGATTCTGCCAATCAATAAATGCAAATCCAGTTTCACGAATTACCTCTTTTAAGACACGGGCCTATTGGCATGTAATAGCCATTTTCGGATTACTACTATAGACAGCGATGGGACTGAATGTAATCCTGAGATATTAGGGACCGACACCTAACAACTATCTTGTAATAATCTTAAAAGATACATATAAGATTGGGTAAGCCATAGGCTAATGACTAGTAGTAAATCGACCACACCGCATTGTATCTATGCCTGTGCAAAATACCGTAGTGATCCTGCAATTGTGGCAACGCCAAGACCCAACAACGTAACTTTTTTAACAGAGTTTAACAGTACCATAATCTCACCCTGCCTTTGGCTCTCGCTGCGCGATTTGCTATCATTTAAGCGTGGGAACGGAATGTCTGGGACGTCTTTGCCCAAGAACGCGCACAAAGGttcccatccatcccccATGGTGTACTCCAATCGCTTCGCTTCTGGTATTACTGCCCTAATCTGTCCATAATATTCGTCATAGACTTCGCGGGCATGCTCTCGGATTTCAGATACACTTGTAGCCTTGAAAAATCCGTAATTCACCTTGAGCATGGCCTCGGCGGCTCGCGATCCGATCACACTCCCGATAAGGAAGACGAAAATCTGCTGCCCTGGGGAGAACAACTTGTCCAATACCCCTGCTTGGTAACTGTTCCACCAACTATCAAAATCTCGCTGAACAATGACAACTTTCGCGTCAGGGTAAGCCTGGATCAGCTGATCGGCGAACGGGCAGGCTAAATCGGTAACTATGTCGTACTCGTTCCCCCAGAGATTATCCCAATCACTTCGCGTGAATCGTGACCTAGGACGCGCATTAGGCACAGTTGGCCATGTCGCTTCTGCAGCCTGTTCGATTTTGTCCCACGGATTTCCTAAAATATCCTCTACCCCGTGGTGAGTCTTGTAGCCCAGGGTTCTATATGCTTCTGCGAGCGACCGCGTTGCCATGCGGAAGAGGGCGACATGAATGACGAGGAGTCCTTTTCCGGCATGATTATTGTTGAACTCTTCCTTGTCACACATAATGAGGTCAAAAAGCAGTTTTCCGTAATATTTGTGGTTGCAGAGAGCAGTGTGAGCGCAGTGTAAGGCGAGTTATGTTGCATGCACAGAGGAAGACAACAGTAAATGCTTGCAATTGAGAATTCAGTGATGCAAAAGTGAAAGTAAATCTGACAATAACCCCAGCATCACAACCCAACGTTTTTTATTGCAACACGCGTTACGAAGCGTGGATGGCCAATCAAATCATAGAAACCAAACTACAAAAGCTCTTTATGACATGGAATAAAGAAAATCGCGCACTGACTGCTAATAATAACTAATAGAAGGTAACGGTGCTTTATAAGTTTCGTAACTAGACCTATACAAGCTTGGTCACTTTATCTTGGATAACATGAAAACAACTTTGTAGCAGTATTTCAATACTGCAGGTTAGGTCTAAGTAATAGTGCTCACTTGGAACGCCAAGGTGGGCATTGGTAATGCAACAGGACATGGGGGTTCTTGTCAGACCGGCAATACAATGTATCTTCAGTAGCAGCGGGGTAGCAActcctcttgctcctgtCCCTTGAATCAATTGGTTATTT contains these protein-coding regions:
- a CDS encoding CFEM domain-containing protein, whose protein sequence is MKFSITFITLISTVLGQLGNIPSCAVNCIEQSVVKVTGCGSTDVDCACPHFDDIENDAIPCVISSQGCGPDANHDQIVAAAQALCAGHE